Proteins co-encoded in one Oncorhynchus gorbuscha isolate QuinsamMale2020 ecotype Even-year unplaced genomic scaffold, OgorEven_v1.0 Un_scaffold_2351, whole genome shotgun sequence genomic window:
- the LOC124025690 gene encoding growth hormone-releasing hormone receptor-like, whose product DLSSLHPDCEYILQLEREEWHCLQYIAEHDNNHSTLGCLPFWDSVVCWPYAAVGEMINTTCPAVFSFWGNNTAGSVSRNCTSIGWSRPFPPYHTACSVGDDVPIPEDSYFATVKLIYTIGYGTSLVFLFIAVVILLLFRRLHCARNYIHIQLFVTFMLKAVAVFIKDATLFASDDTNHCTLSTAACKASVAFCHYCVMTNFFWLLVEALYLNSLLLSSFHHYRRCLWGFGLLGWGVPIIFTVIWIGSRVYFEDTECWDINEDSPYWWIVKGPIVVSIGVNFILFLNIIKILIQKLNPRLIQFNNSDNYRRLTKSTLLLIPLFGTPYMVFNFLPDYFNISVRLWFELCMGSFQGLIVAILYCFLNQEVQKEIHMRWLRWQDNSNGVVLPGAKGSQMDTHF is encoded by the exons GATCTGTCCAGTCTGCACCCAGACTGCGAGTATATATtacagctggagagagaggagtggcatTGTCTTCAATACATCGCAGAGCATGACAACAACCACAGTACACTAG gtTGTCTACCGTTCTGGGACTCTGTGGTGTGCTGGCCATATGCTGCAGTTGGGGAGATGATCAACACAACCTGTCCTGCTGTCTTCTCTTTTTGGGGGAATAACACAG CAGGGTCAGTCAGCAGAAACTGCACCAGCATCGGATGGTCACGCCCCTTCCCCCCGTACCACACGGCCTGTAGTGTGGGCGACGACGTTCCCATTCCAGAG GATTCCTACTTTGCCACTGTCAAGCTGATCTACACCATCGGCTACGGCACCTCCCTGGTCTTCCTCTTCATCGCCGTGGTGATCCTATTGCTCTTCAG GAGGCTTCACTGTGCCAGGAACTATATTCACATCCAGCTGTTTGTCACCTTCATGCTAAAGGCGGTGGCTGTGTTCATCAAGGACGCCACACTATTCGCCAGCGACGACACCAACCACTGCACCCTCTCCACC GCAGCCTGTAAGGCATCAGTGGCCTTCTGTCACTACTGTGTCATGACTAACTTCTTCTGGCTCCTGGTTGAGGCCCTCTACCTCAActcactgctcctctcctccttccaccacTACCGTCGCTGCCTCTGGGGCTTTGGCCTGCTGGGCTGGG GTGTACCCATCATCTTCACAGTCATATGGATTGGGTCCAGGGTGTATTTTGAGGATACTGA ATGCTGGGACATCAACGAGGACTCCCCCTATTGGTGGATCGTAAAAGGGCCAATTGTTGTTTCTATTGGG GTCAATTTCATCCTCTTTCTGAACATCATCAAAATCCTGATACAGAAACTGAACCCTCGTCTGATCCAGTTCAATAACTCCGACAACTACAG ACGGCTGACTAAGTCAACCCtgctcctcatccccctcttcggGACCCCCTACATGGTGTTTAACTTCCTACCTGACTACTTCAATATTAGCGTGCGCCTCTGGTTCGAGCTCTGCATGGGGTCCTTTCAG GGGCTGATAGTAGCTATCCTCTACTGCTTTCTCAATCAAGAG GTCCAAAAGGAAATCCATATGAGGTGGCTGAGGTGGCAGGATAACAGCAACGGAGTGGTTCTGCCCGGTGCCAAGGGAAGTCAGATGGACACACATTTCTAG